From Jeotgalibacillus haloalkalitolerans:
TAAAAGGCAAGAGTCCGGTACAATACCGAATTCTTGCCCAGCAGGCTGCCTAATATTTTGTGTCTAACTTTTTGGGTTCAGTTCACGAATCAGTGCTTTTTAATTAGGATAATGTAATTTTGCGTACGTTTATTATCGGATTGTCCCTGTTTGAACCGTCTTCAAATAATATGTGAACCGGACCGTCTTCACGGAGCGGCTGGCCATCTTTTGAAAAAGCCATAATCAATTCACCTGCTTCTTCGATTGTAAACGAATGAACACCCTCAGTGGTTGAAATCATCACTTTCCGGGCATCAGCTTCAGGTTCAGCATTCTGAATAAACGGCTTCATTTTAATACCGAAAGTACCATTCAGTAACTTTTCTTTCTCGTAGCGTTTCTTTGACTTCGATGCGGGCTTCGGAATCTCTGCACCTTCCTTTATTTCTTTCGAAAAATGTTCTGCCACGGCTTTTGAGTACTGCTCAATTTCATCAATTTCTACACGTTCTTCGTCAAAGTAAGTAGTCAAATCTATCTTTCTTTCATCAAAGATCCACACACTCGGATCAATTGTAAGCTGAAATTTGACCCGCCCGGTAATCGGTATGATATCGTTCATTCCTTAATCCCCCTTTATGTCTGTCTCCTGAGTATACATTGGATTTTCAAATGTGTCACATTTGAAAAACACGTGATTTGAACAAGTCACTGCTTGCAATTTCTTCGATAAAACGCTACACTTTAGGTTAAGCAGATATGATGTATCGCATGAAAACTGAATGGATTGGGGGGATCAGTGTGACATCAGAAATGAAGATTGACCATCGTGAAAAAGCCTATGAGCTTTTACGCAAAGATGCCGAAAAAATAGCGCAGCTAATCAAAGTTCAAATGGATAACTTAACGATGCCCCAGTGTCCATTGTATGAAGAGGTATTAGATACGCAAATGTTTGGGTTATCCCGTGAAATAGAATTCGCCGTGAGGCTCGGGCTTGTGGATGAAGCGGATGGAAAGACATTAATAGACTCACTTGAGAAAGAAATGTCGGTGCTCCATGATGCTTTTACCAATAAATAACTAACTCCCGCTCAAACAAACTTTTCAGATTGTTTGAGTTTTTTTATATCAAAAAAAGAGGATTTTACACATTTCCTGTTGAATAAATATACAGATGGGACTGATAAGAATGTCGATCATTCTGAAAAGAATGTTCAGGTCTTACGATTATTCATTGATGGCTGTATACATACTCTTAGGAATTTTCGGGGTAGTCATGGTCTACAGTGCAGGAATGGTGTACGCAGTAGAAATCCTTGACCAGAGCCCTGATTACTTTTATACCAAACAGCTCAGAAATTTAATAATCGGAATCGTAGGCTTCATTGCAATGGCTTTAATTCCATATAAGCTATACCAGGAAGGGTTTATGCTTAAATTAATATTCGGGCTGATGTTTGGACTCCTAATTGCAGTACATATAATCGGATCTGAAGTAAATAATGCGCAAAGCTGGATTATGCTGCCCGGATTCCAGCTGCAGCCTGCTGAATTCGCAAAACTCGGGATGATTGTGTATTTATCAGCAGTCTATGCAAAAAAACAATCCTACATTAACGAGTTTAATAAAGGAGTAATGCCGCCAATCATCATACTGGTATTTGCATGCTTTCTAATTGCAGCTGAGCCTGATTTTGGAACAGCAGCAATTGTGTTTGCAATTGGAATGAGTGTGATTGTGGCTTCAGGTATGAAAGTAAAGAGCATGCTGAAGCTTGCGGCACTGGCTGGTGGAGTAATCAGTTTGTTTTCAGGAATCTTATTCCTGTTTAACAGAAATACATTTCAAAGTATTTTTTCTGAAGAAAGACTTGGAAGAATTGCTGCTTATCAGGATCCTTTTGCACATATCAGTGATAATGGCTGGCAGCTGGTCGGTTCTTATTATGCGATTGGCAACGGAGGATTGTGGGGCAGCGGGCTTGGACAGAGTATTCAGAAGCTCGGATTCCTGCCGGAGCCTCATACAGATTTCATTATGGCGATTATCGCAGAGGAGCTGGGGATTTTCGGTGTAAGCTTTGTACTTTTGGGACTTGCTTATATCGTGCTGAAAGGGATCATGATTGGTCTCAGATGCAGAAATCAATTCGGTAAAATGCTCGCGATCGGAATTGCCAGTATGGTCGGCATTCAGACATTTATTAATCTTGGCGGGATGTCAGGGTTGATTCCAATTACGGGTGTGCCATTGCCATTTATCAGCTACGGCGGATCTTCACTGATTCTTCTCTCACTTTCAATGGGACTGCTTGTGAATGTATCCATGTTTGTGAGATATGAAGAAAAATACTTTGCGAAAGAGAAGCAGAGTGTACCGCAAAAGAAAAATAAAGCATCTTCAATGAATGAGAAAAACACAGCAAGATTATATCGCTAGAAGTTTGACATCATGGAGGAGGATCATTATGAAAAAGATTAACAAAGTATTAGTAGCCAATCGTGGAGAAATTGCAATCCGGGTGTTTCGTGCCTGTACGGAATTAAATATCCGTACAGTCGCTGTATATTCAAAAGAAGACAGTGGTTCGTTCCACCGTTTTAAAGCAGATGAGGCTTATCTTGTAGGTGAAGGAAAAAAGCCGATCGATGCTTACCTTGATATTGAAGGTATTATCGAGATTGCAAAACGTGCAAATGTTGATGCGATTCATCCGGGATATGGTTTCCTTTCAGAAAATATCCGCTTTGCAAAGCGCTGTGAAGAAGAAGGCATTACATTTGTAGGACCGACTTCAGAGCATCTGGATATGTTCGGTGATAAGGTAAAAGCAAGACAGCAGGCGATTAATGCAGGTATTCCGGTAATTCCGGGCAGTGATGGACCTGTTGAAAGTCTTGAAGAAGTAGAAAAGTTTGGAGAGCAGTATGGATTTCCTTTCATTATAAAAGCTTCACTTGGCGGTGGCGGACGCGGTATGAGAATTGTCCGTTCAGCAAGCGATGTTAAAGAGTCCTACAACCGTGCAAAATCTGAAGCAAAAGCAGCTTTTGGTAATGATGAAGTATACGTTGAGAAGTTCATCGAGAATCCAAAACATATTGAAGTTCAGATTTTAGGAGATCACGAAGGTGAAATCATTCACCTGTATGAGCGTGACTGCTCGATTCAGAGAAGACACCAGAAAGTAGTAGAGGTTGCACCGTCTGTGTCACTTCCTGAAGGATTACGTGATGAGATTTGTGATGCAGCAGTAAAGCTTGCCAATAATGTTTCATATGTAAATGCTGGTACAGTGGAATTCCTGGTTGCCAATAACGAATTTTTCTTCATTGAAGTAAACCCGCGTGTACAGGTTGAGCATACGATTACTGAAATGATTACAGGTGTTGATATTGTTCAGTCACAGTTAAAAATTGCAGAAGGTCATACACTGCACAGCCGTGAAATTGGTATTCCAAAGCAGGATGAGATCCAGCTGAATGGATTTGCGATTCAGTCACGTGTAACAACAGAAGATCCACTTAATGGATTCATGCCTGACTCAGGAAGAATTATGGCATACCGTTCTGGCGGAGGATTTGGTGTCCGTCTTGATGCAGGTAACGGCTATCAGGGTGCAGAGATTTCCGCTCACTATGATTCACTTTTAGTAAAGGTGTCAACATGGGCGCTGACTTTTGAACAAGCTGCAGCTAAAATGGTCAGAAATTTACAAGAATTCCGTATTCGAGGAATCAAAACAAACATTCCGTTCCTTGAAAATGTAGTAAAGCATGAGAAGTTTTTAAGCGGGGAGTATGATACTTCGTTTATTGATCATACACCTGAACTTTTCCTTTTCCCTAAGCGAAAAGATAGAGGAACAAAAATGCTGGCTTATATTGGAAACGTCACAGTGAACGGTTTCCCTGGTATTGATAAAGGTGAAAAGCCTGACTTCGGCAAGCCGAGAATTCCGAAAGTCAACCTGCTTGAAGATCCGCCGGCAGGAACGAAGCAGATCCTTGATGAAAGAGGTGCTGATGGACTGAAAGAGTGGGTAAAGGAACAGGATGATGTTCTTGTTACAGATACAACATTCCGTGATGCACACCAGTCACTTCTTGCTACACGTGTCAGAACAGTAGACCTGAAAAATATTGCAGATGCTTCAGCCCGAATGCAAAATGAGCTATTCTCATTTGAAATGTGGGGCGGCGCGACGTTTGATGTGGCATACCGCTTCCTGAAAGAAGATCCATGGATGAGACTGCTGACACTCAGAGAGAAAATTCCAAATGTCATGTTCCAGATGCTTCTTCGCGCATCTAATGCAGTCGGTTATAAGAACTATCCTGATAATGTCATTCAGGAATTTGTTAAGCGTTCTGCTTATGCAGGAATTGACGTCTTCAGAATTTTCGACAGCCTGAACTGGGTTGAAGGTATGGAAACGGCAATTACAGCAGTCCGTGACTCTGGTAAAGTGGCGGAAGCAGCAATCTGTTACACTGGCGACATTCTTGATCCGACTCGTACGAAATATGATACGGATTATTATAAGTCACTTGCAAAAGAGCTTGAAAATCAGGGTGCTCATATTCTGGCGATTAAGGATATGGCAGGCTTACTGAAGCCGGAAGCTGCATATCGACTGATTTCAGAACTGAAGGACACTGTGGATCTTCCAATTCATCTGCACACGCATGATACAAGCGGTAATGGAATCTTCCAATATGCACGTGCGATTGAAGCGGGCGTGGATATTGTAGATACTGCGCTTGGATCAATGAGCGGCCTGACTTCACAGCCAAGTGCAAGCTCACTTGCCTATGCAATGAAGGGTAACACAAGACAGCTGAAACTGGATGTTGATCATTCTGAAACACTTTCTCATTACTGGGAAGATGTACGTAAATACTATGCGCCATTTGAGAGCGGGATGAATTCTCCGCATTCTGAGATATATAAGCATGAAATGCCGGGCGGCCAGTACTCGAACCTTCAACAGCAGGCGAAGGCAGTTGGTCTTGGCGCACGCTGGGAAGAAGTAAAAGAGATGTATGCACGGGTGAACCAGATGTTTGGTGATATCGTCAAAGTAACACCGTCATCTAAAGTTGTAGGGGACATGGCATTATTCATGGTTCAAAACGATCTTGATGAACAGTCAGTCATTGACAAGGGGTATTCAATTGACTTCCCTGATTCAGTCATTGAGCTATTCTCAGGTTACCTTGGACAACCGCATGGCGGCTTCCCGGAAGATCTGCAGAAAGTGATTCTGAAAGGAAAAGAGCCGATTACAGTACGTCCTGGTGAACTGATGGAGCCGGTTGATTTTGAAAAGCTGAAAGAAGAGCTGTTCCATGAACTTGGCAGACCGGTGACAAGCTTTGATGCACTTGCACATGCGCTTTATCCTAAAGTCTTTAAGGAATTCACGGACATGGCCTCACAATTCGGAGATGTATCAGTGATCGACACACCAACCTTCTTCTACGGTATGAAACTGAATGAAGAGATTGAAGTTGAAATTGAAACGGGTAAAACCCTGATTCTGAAGCTGGTTTCTATTGGGGAAGCAAGAGCGGATGGAACAAGAGTACTTTACTTTGATCTGAATGGTCAGCAGCGTGAGATTGTCATTAAAGATGAAAGCATTAAATCAACAGTAGCAGTTAAGCAAAAAGTAGATCCGTCCAACCCTGAGGAACTTGGTGCAACGATGCCGGGTACCGTTATTCAGGTAGTGGTTTCAGTCGGTGATCAGGTTGAAAAGGGTGAACATCTGATTATTACTGAAGCAATGAAGATGGAGACAACTGTCCAGGCGCCATTTGACGGAACAGTTGAAGAAGTCTGTGTGGAGAGCGGAGAATCATTATCTCCGGGAGACCTGATGATCAGACTGAAAAGAGACAACTAAACAAACAAAAAAAGAAAGTTGAGCCGCGGCTCAACTTTCTTTTTTGCTGTTTAATTTGCTTCTTGAGATCAGAAGGATAAAGTAACTCAGTAAACCGAATAAAAGAGAAATAATCAGTGCATGGGATAATGCGATCAGCAGGTTCAGTCTGGTTACTACAACAAGTGCACCTGTGATGACCTGACCCGTAACAAGCGCCAGTGCAATGATCCAGCCGTAATAGACGATCTTCTGATGCTTGTAATTCTTTATCGCGATGATTGCTACATAGATAATCCAGATGAAAATAAATGCAGCTGCCATACGGTGTCCCATCTGAATCCACTGAATGGAGTTCAATGAAAGGTCACCCGGAGAAGCGTTTACACAAAACGGCCAGTCAGGACAGGCCAGACTCGCTTCTGTATGTCTGACAAATGCGCCTGAGTAAACGACTGCAAAAATATAAATCATCAATCCGTAAGTATGGCGTTTTATTCTGCGGTCAATAACCAGCTTATAAGCATCAAACTTCTTGTCGACTTCAAATATGAGCAGTGTCAGAAGCAGAACTGCTGCAAATGAAATCAGCGAAATGCCGAAGTGTGCAGCCAGTATGATATCAGAATGCCCCCAGACAACAGCTCCTGCACCAAGAAGTGCCTGAAGCATTAGAAAGAAGAAAGCAAGAATAGCAAGGAAATTTGTTTCTCTGATATGCCCCATAGCCCGCCATGACCAGATAGACAATGCGAGAACCAGAAATCCGGCGCCGGCAGAAACCACCCTGTGGGAAAGCTCAATAATCGTTTCTATCTCTAACTGATCAGGGATGATCTGTCCATGGCACAGAGGGAATGACTGTCCGCACCCCTGCCCTGAATCTGTTTTGGTTACCAGCGCTCCGCCAAGCAGCACAAGCAGCATGACAAGCGTGGTTACGACCCCTAAAAGTTTTAATCCCTTAGATTGCAAAAGTTTCACCTTCTCATTCAATGATCTTTAGGCTTTGTTTATTCCGGTGTGTATAAATCAATTGGATTTTAACAAAGCTTATTAAAAAAGTACTTTGTACTATTTGAAATACTCGTAATGTCTATTATGGTACAGATTAAACTTCAGGTGTACCTTTTTTGTGTAAAAAACTAATATTGTTCAAGGTGAAAGACAAATAATTTTCACATAGCAAAACTATATAAAAATAATTCATATCAGGTGAGGACGTAAAAGATGTGAAGGAATTGTTACATTTATTTAAATGCATTATTTCAGAAGTTGTCTGAATTTCATTTTAAATATAGAAATCATGTTCGCTATCCTTTATAGTAGATGTAGTATAATGTATTAGCAAGTTTGGAGAGGAGGGGAAAGTGTGTCAAATAGTCGAGTTGTGTCGGCTGTAAAAGAGGCAGATTTTTCTGGAACAACTGCTTGGAAAGATTTCCTCGCTCTGATTAAAATCGGTATTGTGAATTCAAACTTTATTACAGCGTTTACCGGGTTGTGGCTTGCGCTCTATTTTACCGATACTTATTTTTTAGGGTCAATTGATATTATGCTTCTCACATTAATCGGATCATCGTTAGTTGTTGCGGGCTCATGCAGTATCAACAATTACATAGACCGTGATATCGATCCATTAATGGAAAGAACAAAAAATCGTCCAACTGTAACTGGGCGTGTCTCACCTTCAAGAGCGCTTGGCCTTGGTATAGGCTTTGTGATTTTTGGGGAAATCATGCTGTTCATGACAACGCCAATGGCCGGTCTGATCGGATTGTTTGGTGTTTTCAGTTATGTCGTTCTGTATTCAATGTGGACGAAGAGAAAATATGCCAGCAATACAATCGTAGGGAGTATTTCAGGAGCAGTTCCTCCATTAATTGGATGGGCAGCAATTGATCCGGGTCTTGGTGCAATACCACTGGCTTTATTCCTGATTATGTTTGTCTGGCAGCCGCCTCATTTCTATGCAATTGCCATGAGAAGAGTAGAAGAATACCGCGCTGCAGGAGTTCCAATGCTGCCTGTAGTAAAAGGGTTTGCGAGAACGAAGCTGTCAATGCTTCTATGGGTCATTGCCTTGTTCCCGCTGCCATTTTTATTGCCTTCACTTGGTACCGCTTTTATCGTACTCGCAACCGTGCTGAATATTGGCTGGCTTGTGCTTGCGCTTAAAGGCTACAAAACAAAAAATGACCATAAATGGGCAACGATGATGTTTGTCTATTCATTAAATTACCTGACAATTATGTTTACAGGTATGGTCATCCTAACATTCATTTAGGGAATTCTTTCTTTAGAGAAATCCATATAAACAGTCTCCATCAACAAGAATATTCGAATGAAAGAGGGGTTTAACAAAGCTATGAAAAATGGGCTTAAGAAATGGCGTTTTCTGCCGCTTGTAGCGGCAATGGCGTTTATTCTTTCCGGCTGTGGAGAGCCGTTTCTGTCAACGCTTCAGCCTGCGGGTGAAGTAGCACAGAAGCAATTCAACCTGATGATGCTGAGTGTGGCAATCATGGTACTTGTAATTATCGTTGTAGCAATCGTTTATGTTATCGCTGTTACTAAGTTCCGCCGCTCGAAGCTGGGTGAAGACTTTATTCCGAAACAGGTGGAAGGAAGTCACAGACTGGAAGTAATCTGGACTGTTATTCCAATTATCCTTCTTCTTATCCTTGCAGTACCTACTGTTGCATTGACTTTTGAACTTGGTGACCAGTCGGGAATGGAAGCAGAAGATGAAGAAGGAAACAGAGAAGCACTTGTAGTTGATGTGCGTGCAAATCTTTACTGGTGGGAGTTTGCTTATCCTGATCAGGGAATTGTTACTGCACAGGATCTTGTTGTACCAACAGATCAAAACGTTTACTTTAATGTAATCGCTTCTGACGTTAAGCACTCATTCTGGATTCCTGCAGTAGGAGGAAAGATTGATACGAACGTTGACAATATGAACACATTCTACCTGAACTTTGACGGGGAAAAAGCAGAGGAAGCAAATAACCTGTTCTATGGTAAATGTGCTGAGCTTTGTGGTCCTTCTCACGCTTTAATGGACTTTAAAGTACAAACAATGTCTCAGGAGGACTTTGACAGCTGGGTTGCATCCATGCAGGAAGTAGCTGAAGCTGAGCAGGAGTTTGAAAATGAAACAATTGCCCGCGGAGCTGAATTATATAATGATAACCAGCTTGGGTGTATTGGATGTCACGCTGTAGATCCTACACAACAGATTGGAACTTCACGTGGACCTAACATGGCGAACTTCGGTGAACGTTCTTACACTGCCGGTATCCTGGATAATGAGGATTCTGACGAAGTGCGTGAAGAAAATATCAAAAACTGGATCCGTAATTCTGCTGAATTGAAGCCTGGTAATCAAATGCCGGTTTATAACGAAGACGATCTTTCAGATGAGGATCTTGACGCGTTAACTGAATACTTAATGAGCTTAAAGGTTTTCTCTGAATAATTTGATTTTTAAGGGAGGTATACTTAGTGAGTACCGTTGCTGAAAAAAGAGGTTTCTTAGCAGTCCTATGGGACTACCTCACAACGGTCGACCATAAGAAAATCGCGATACTTTATCTGGTTTCCGGCGGATTTTTCTTCCTGGTTGGCGGTATAGAAGCAATGCTGATCCGTATTCAGCTTGCGGTTCCTGATAATGATTTTGTGTCAGCAGGACTATACAATGAATTACTTACCATGCATGGAACAACAATGATTTTCTTAGCAGCCATGCCGCTATTATTTGCTTTTATGAATGCCGTTGTACCATTACAAATTGGTGCACGTGACGTTGCATTTCCTTTTCTGAACTCACTTGGGTTCTGGTTATTCTTCTTCGGTGGAATTTTCCTTAACCTTTCATGGTTCCTTGGGGGAGCACCTGATGCAGGGTGGACTTCATATGCTTCACTATCACTTGCATCACCGGGTCATGGTATTGACTTTTATGTTTTAGGTCTTCAGATATCAGGGGCCGGTACATTGATTGCGGGGATTAACTTCCTTGTAACGATTATTAACATGCGTGCGCCTGGTATGACTTATATGCGTATGCCGCTATTTACATGGTCAACATTCGTTGCATCAGCACTGATTCTGTTTGCATTCCCTCCACTGACTGTGGGACTGTTCCTGATGCTGTTTGACAGAATGTTCGGGGCAAACTTCTTTGATGTAACAATGGGAGGAAACACGATTATCTGGGAGCACTTATTCTGGATCTTCGGTCACCCGGAAGTATACATTCTGATTCTTCCGGCGTTCGGTATTTTCTCTGATATTATTTCTACATTCTCTAAAAAGCGTCTGTTCGGTTATGCTGCGATGGTATTCGCAACAGTACTGATCGGTTTCCTTGGATTCATGGTATGGGCGCACCATATGTTCACAACTGGTCTTGGGCCAACTGCGAACGCAATCTTTGCTGTAGCGACAATGGCGATTGCCGTGCCTACAGGGGTTAAGATCTTTAACTGGCTTCTTACAATGTGGGGAGGAAGTATCCGCTTTACAACGCCAATGCTATACGCAGTAGCGTTCATTCCTTCATTCGTTGCCGGTGGTGTTACAGGGGTTATGCTTGCATCAGCTGCAGCTGACTATCAGTACCACGATTCTTATTTCGTAGTTGCTCACTTCCACTATGTAATTATTGGTGGGGTAGTACTTGGATTACTTGCAGGTACACATTTCTACTGGCCGAAAATGTTCGGTACAATGCTAAATGAAACGCTTGGGAAGATCACATTCTGGTTATTCCTGATTGGTTTCCACGGAACATTCTTTATCCAGCATTTCCTTGGATTAATGGGTATGCCACGTCGTATCTGGAAGTTCCTTCCTGGTCAGGGGCTTGATCTATTCAACATGATCAGTACAATCGGTGCATTCTTCATGGCACTTGGTGTCATTGTACTTCTTTACAATGTTGTGATTACTCAGATCAAAAACGTTCGTGTTGGTAACGACCCTTGGGGAGATGGACGTACGCTTGAATGGGCAATTTCATCACCACCGCCGTACTATAACTTTAAGCAGCTTCCACTTGTACGTGGACTTGATCCGCTTTGGATTGAAAAGATGGAAGGCCGTACTGAAATGACGCCTGCAGAACCGCTTGGTGACATTCATATGCCTAACAACTCGTTCATTCCGTTTGTTATGTCGCTTGGTCTATTCATTGCAGCATTTGGTGCGATGTACCAGATTGACTGGAGAGCTTCTGACGGTGCAGATTACGTATGGTCAATTCCGGTATTAATCATCGGTATGTTAATTACAATCGGTTCTATGGCAGTCCGTTCATTGAAGGATGATCACGGGTACCATATTCATAAAGAAGAACTGATGGATGATCATGATAAAGGGGGTAGGGAGTAATGGATATGAACCAAAAATACACGGCTCGCACGTGGCCTGAATCTCCTGAAAAAACTACCCTTGAAGGTAAAAACAAATTTTTAGGATTCTGGCTCTTCCTTGGTGGAGAAACAGTTTTATTTGCTTCTTTATTTGCAACTTACCTGGCTTTAAAAGATAAAGTTCCGGGTAATGATCATTATCTGGCAGCAGATATGTTTGAGCTTCCACTTGTCTTCATCATGACGATGCTTCTTTTAACATCATCACTGACAAGTGTGTATGCGATGTATCATATGAAAAACCATAACTACCAGAAAATGCAGACATGGTTGCTGATTACAGTACTGCTTGGCCTTGCATTCCTTGGCTTTGAAATTTATGAGTTTAACCATTATGTTCATGAATTTCATCACACATTCACAAGCAGTGCCTTTGGATCAGCATTCTATACACTGGTAGGCTTCCACGGAGCCCACGTTGTAGTCGGGCTTGGATGGTTTACACTTCTGCTTGTTCGTAACGCCAAGCGTGGACTGAACCTTTATAACGCGCCGAAGTTCTTTGTTGCTTCTTTATACTGGCACTTCATCGACGTTGTATGGGTATTCATCTTCACGGTTGTATACTTAATGGGAATGGTGGGATAAACTGATGGCACACGAATCATCTTCAGCGAACCCTAAAGTCAATTATGAATACCGCCGCAGAAAAGCACGCGATGAAATGCGCGGACAGGTAACATCTTTTGCAATGATGATCTTTATGACGTTTATTGCGTTTATCATTGTTATTGCAGACTTTGATAAGTTTTATGCATTTCCAGTACTGCTGGTTCTTGCAGCAGCACAGGTTGTGTTACAGCTTTATTACTTCATGCATATGAGTCACAAGGGACACGGAACAGCAGCGCTATTCCTGTACTCTGGTGCACTGATTGCATTCGTTACAATCCTGACGTTCCTGACGATCGTCTGGTGGTAACAGATGAAGGGCCGGCATATGCCGGCCCTTTTTCTATGAGATCGTTCATGAACTTGTCATCTGGGCGCATTGAAGTAAAGAGTCGAGAGGCTTATAATGAAAGAGATGAGACAGGATTATTTGGAAAGGAAGGTGCCTGATGTCGATTAGTATATTCGGATTCCAGGCTTTATGGAGTCCTTACTTTTTTATCAGCCTGACAGTGTTAACCGTCCTCTTCTTTTTAGCAGCGACGAAATGGAGACATAGAATTCAGGATTCCAGGCCGATCACCAGAAAAGAATCAGCTCTGGTGCTAAGTGCAGTACTTATTATTTATATTATTAAAGGTTCACCCGTCGATGTATGGGGACATATTTTATTTTCTGTTCATATGATTCAAATGGGTATTTTTTATTTATTAATTCCGCCATTATTAATTGCGGGTGTACCGAATTATATGTGGAAAGCACTTTTGAATCTACCGGTGATTAAACCGCTTTTTTCATTCTTTACAAAACCATTGATTGCACTGATTGTATTTAATGGTGCGTTTTCCTTCTATCATATCCCTTTGATTTTCGATACGATCAAAGTTGATATGCTGCTGCATTCAATCGTAACAGGTACCATTTTCATATTTTCATTCTTTATGTGGTGGCCTCTTGTCAACACACTTGAAGGAGAATATAAGTTGAGCGGTGTAAAGAAAATTGGTTATATTTTTGCTGACGGGATTCTTTTAACTCCTGCCTGTGCACTGATTATTTTTGCAAACAATCCAATGTATGAAACGTTTTTCAATGGAGGCGCTTGGCTTGAAGCAATGGCGCTGTGTGTGCCGGCTGGAACGCTTCAAAGCTTACAGGGACTTGGCATTACAGGTCCGGAACTGTTTACAAATATGCAGCCGCTTGAAGATCAGCAGG
This genomic window contains:
- the coxB gene encoding cytochrome c oxidase subunit II gives rise to the protein MKNGLKKWRFLPLVAAMAFILSGCGEPFLSTLQPAGEVAQKQFNLMMLSVAIMVLVIIVVAIVYVIAVTKFRRSKLGEDFIPKQVEGSHRLEVIWTVIPIILLLILAVPTVALTFELGDQSGMEAEDEEGNREALVVDVRANLYWWEFAYPDQGIVTAQDLVVPTDQNVYFNVIASDVKHSFWIPAVGGKIDTNVDNMNTFYLNFDGEKAEEANNLFYGKCAELCGPSHALMDFKVQTMSQEDFDSWVASMQEVAEAEQEFENETIARGAELYNDNQLGCIGCHAVDPTQQIGTSRGPNMANFGERSYTAGILDNEDSDEVREENIKNWIRNSAELKPGNQMPVYNEDDLSDEDLDALTEYLMSLKVFSE
- the ctaD gene encoding cytochrome c oxidase subunit I, whose protein sequence is MSTVAEKRGFLAVLWDYLTTVDHKKIAILYLVSGGFFFLVGGIEAMLIRIQLAVPDNDFVSAGLYNELLTMHGTTMIFLAAMPLLFAFMNAVVPLQIGARDVAFPFLNSLGFWLFFFGGIFLNLSWFLGGAPDAGWTSYASLSLASPGHGIDFYVLGLQISGAGTLIAGINFLVTIINMRAPGMTYMRMPLFTWSTFVASALILFAFPPLTVGLFLMLFDRMFGANFFDVTMGGNTIIWEHLFWIFGHPEVYILILPAFGIFSDIISTFSKKRLFGYAAMVFATVLIGFLGFMVWAHHMFTTGLGPTANAIFAVATMAIAVPTGVKIFNWLLTMWGGSIRFTTPMLYAVAFIPSFVAGGVTGVMLASAAADYQYHDSYFVVAHFHYVIIGGVVLGLLAGTHFYWPKMFGTMLNETLGKITFWLFLIGFHGTFFIQHFLGLMGMPRRIWKFLPGQGLDLFNMISTIGAFFMALGVIVLLYNVVITQIKNVRVGNDPWGDGRTLEWAISSPPPYYNFKQLPLVRGLDPLWIEKMEGRTEMTPAEPLGDIHMPNNSFIPFVMSLGLFIAAFGAMYQIDWRASDGADYVWSIPVLIIGMLITIGSMAVRSLKDDHGYHIHKEELMDDHDKGGRE
- a CDS encoding cytochrome (ubi)quinol oxidase subunit III; this translates as MDMNQKYTARTWPESPEKTTLEGKNKFLGFWLFLGGETVLFASLFATYLALKDKVPGNDHYLAADMFELPLVFIMTMLLLTSSLTSVYAMYHMKNHNYQKMQTWLLITVLLGLAFLGFEIYEFNHYVHEFHHTFTSSAFGSAFYTLVGFHGAHVVVGLGWFTLLLVRNAKRGLNLYNAPKFFVASLYWHFIDVVWVFIFTVVYLMGMVG
- the ctaF gene encoding cytochrome c oxidase subunit IVB — protein: MAHESSSANPKVNYEYRRRKARDEMRGQVTSFAMMIFMTFIAFIIVIADFDKFYAFPVLLVLAAAQVVLQLYYFMHMSHKGHGTAALFLYSGALIAFVTILTFLTIVWW
- the ctaG gene encoding cytochrome c oxidase assembly factor CtaG; translation: MSISIFGFQALWSPYFFISLTVLTVLFFLAATKWRHRIQDSRPITRKESALVLSAVLIIYIIKGSPVDVWGHILFSVHMIQMGIFYLLIPPLLIAGVPNYMWKALLNLPVIKPLFSFFTKPLIALIVFNGAFSFYHIPLIFDTIKVDMLLHSIVTGTIFIFSFFMWWPLVNTLEGEYKLSGVKKIGYIFADGILLTPACALIIFANNPMYETFFNGGAWLEAMALCVPAGTLQSLQGLGITGPELFTNMQPLEDQQVGGVIMKIIQEIIYGVILAQVFFEWYRKEKSEEDALNASLYAAREPKTLS